The sequence GCACTGTATTTGCAAAAAGACTTTTAGAGGCGTTTTATGATATTAAAGAGAACGTTCATGCAATTGAAGACGGAGAAGAGCTGAAGATAGGCAGCAGGACTTTAAAGTTCATAACAGTTCCATGGCTTCACTGGCCTGATACCATGATAACCTATGTTGTTGAGGACAAAATAATCTTTAGCTGTGATGCAGGAGGAGGATACTCAATTCCCGAAGCCATAGATGACAGTGACGATGAAGTCGTTGAGAGGTACCTCCCCCACGTTACCAAGTATATAGTTACTGTTATCGGCCACTACCACAAGTACATCGTGGAGAACATTGAGAAGATAAAAGAGCTCGGCATAGTGGACGATGTTAGGATGATCCTTCCGGGGCATGGATTGATATGGCGTAAGAACCCACAGAAAATCTTTGAACACTATGAAAAAGTCGGTGCTGGAGTTCCAAAGAAAGGTAAAGTTTTGGTGATTTACGATTCGATGTACGGCTTCGTTGAGGAGAGCGTTAGAGTGGCAGTTAACGAGCTAGAAAGGCTCGGCTTCACTCCAGTAGTTTACAGATATACCGACAAAGAGGCTCCAGCGGTAAGCGACATTCTTGGAGAAGTTCCAGACAGTGAAGCCCTTGTCATTGGGGCTTCAACATATGAAGCGGGCATACACCCGAGGATAAGGTATCTTCTCTATGAGATGCTCGATAAAGCCAACTATGAAAAGCCTGTTCTTATACTAGGAACATTCGGATGGGCAGGGGTAGCTGGGAGAGAGATAGAGACACTAATCAAGAGGTCAAAGTTCGACCACGTGGACACAATAGAAGTAAAGGGCAGAACTACGCCAGAAGACGAGGTAAGAATCAGGGAAGGGGTTAGAGAACTCGTAAAAAGGCTCAGAAGGTAAGCCTTATCTCTAATTTATTTTTAGAGGTGCCCTTATGATTGAAAACGCCGTTGAAAAACTGCTGAGTGGAATTAAAGTTGGAGAATTTGAGATATATGCGGAAAAATACCCCGGCAGATTCCCAAACGAGGCTCTTCTTGAGATTTTCATTGAGAAGGGTTCTTTAAGAGACCACCTCCTTTACGCAAGGGTTTATTTTGGTAGGAGGTACTACAGCTCTTGGGTTGAGGTTTCCTCCATAAATCCGACTCCAAACGTTGGGTTGTTGTACTTCAATTCTCCTGTAGAAGATACCTTGCTGGAGCTTTTTGCGAGTCATTTAAAACCGGGAGAGCATATCTTTGTCAGCTATGTTGAAGACCTTGAAACCAAAAGGGCTCTCTATTTTGGAGCTCCGGCTCCAACAACAAGGCTCGGCTTTAAGCTTTTTAACTTGGGCTTTACATGGTTCAAGGACTGGTACTTCCCGGAGGGCTTTAAAGAAGGGGGAGAAAAACTCCAGGCCGAAAAACCCTTAAACGAAGAGCAAAGACGAGTTCATCTTTTGAACATAAGGAAAGAACTCGAAGAGTTCCTTGAAAGAGGTGAGATAACGGACAGACATCTTTTGGGGGCACTAAAAAGAGGACAAATGCTTTTAAATTCGCTAAACGAACTCATATGAAGATTTCTTTCAGGAAGTGTTAAATAACATTAGGTGCAATTATATTCAGGTGATTTTTGTGGAAAAAAGAAGCAATATTATTGAGAAACTGGAAGCTTTTTCTGAAAAAGAAATACTAAGCTATGCGATTGCTTCTGAGAGAGAACTTGAACAAGCCCTTCCGGGGATTATTGCAGTTAGTTGAAGGCGTATCGTGGGTTCATTCTTTCTTATACACCGAAACCTGTGAAAACTTAGTTGATGCCCTTAGGATCGTTCTTGAGAACGAAGAAAACACATACAGGATTTATAATTATCTCTCCAAAAAAGCCCCTGAACATAGGGACGTCTTTGAATACTTGGCAACTCAAGAAGCAGTTAGTAAACATTAAATATACCCATGAGAAAATCTTTAACGTAGGAGGTGTATTCATGGAAGAAGATATTGTTAAAAGACTGGAAGCCCTTTCTGAAAAGGAAATTTTAGGCTATGCAATAGCCTCTGAAGAAGATGCCAAAGCCTTTTACCTCAAACTTGCGGAGGGAAAGGGTGAGCTTATAGAGAACTTCTTTAAAGACCTCGCAAAGGCGGAAGAGGCACATAGATTACTCTTGCTAAACTTATACAAAAAACTCTTCGGAGATGAAAGCTATCCAGTGCCTCAGGGAATTCCCTTCCTTGAGAGTACTGTCAATGCCGTAACCTTGGGTGGGATGGTTGAGGCTATGAGGACTGCACTAATGAACGAAAGGGTAGCAGAGAGAGTCTATAAACTTCTGGCCAAAAGACTGCCTGAGCATGAGGCTCTTTTTGAGTTCTTGGCAACGCAGGAGAGAGCTCATTACAAAGCAATCGAAGCCCACAAGGAATATCTAGAGGGGCTCATGAGAGGAAAGCCGGATTATGCCGATATCCCCGCTCATGTGATATTCAATCAGGTGGAAATCTACTACAAGCCAAGAGTTCTCTGAAGGGAGGCATATGAGGATTGTCATAGTTGGAAATGGACCCGGGGGAGTGGAATTAGCCAATCAGCTTTCTGGAGAGGAAATAACTATAGTTGAGCAGGAGAAGGTTCCGCATTACAGTAAACCTATGCTGAGTCACTACATAGCAGGGTTCATTGATAAGGAAAAGCTCTTTCCGTATTCCCTTGAATGGTACGAAAAGAAAGGAATAGATCTGAATCTAGGGGCAAGAGCGGAGTTAATAGACAGGGCTCGAAAAAGGCTGATAACAAGTGAGGGCGAGATACCCTACGATGTCTTAGTTATAGCCACCGGTGCCAGGCCAAGAGAGCCAGCTCTTGAGGGCAAGGAGTTTGTACACACCCTTAGAACACTCCAGGATGCCGAGAGAATTAAAGAGCAAATAGAAAAATATGAAGAGGTTCTGATACTTGGCGGTGGATTTATAGGTCTTGAGCTCGCTGGGAACCTGGCAAAAGCAGGCTACAAAGTTAAGTTAGTTCACAGAGGGAGTAATCTCCTTGGCCTTGATGAAGAGCTCACGAAAGTAATAATGGAGAAGCTCGAATGCGATGGGGTGGAGTTTTATCTCAATGCAAATGCGCTGAAGGCAGATAAAGAGGGAGTTCTTACGGATAAGGGTTACGTAAATGGAAAAGTCAAGATATGTGCCTTTGGGATTGTCCCCAACAAGGAAATAGCCGTTAAAAGCGGTATTCACGCCGGGAGGGGAATATTGATTGATGATCATTTCCGAACCTCGGCAAAGGATGTGTATGCTATCGGAGATTGCGCCGAGTACAATGGAATAATCTGCGGCACTGCAAAGGCTGCCATGGGGCATGCGAGAGTCCTTGCTAACCTTTTAAGAGGTAGAGAAGACAGGTATGACTTTGAATTCCGTTCCACAATTTTCAAATTTGGAAATTTCCCAATAGCCCTGATTGGAAAAACAAGGGGAGGGGGAAAGTGGCTGGATAAGAAGACAAAAGTTTTCCTTGAAGGAGGCAAGATAGTCGGAGCTGTTGTTATGGAGGACATAAGGAAGGCAATGATGCTGGAGAAAAAGATAAAAGCTGGAGTTAGCATAGATGAACTGTGATGTTCTTTCCCTATCTTATAAATTTCGGAGAGAAAACCTTTTATATTTCTCTATCGAAATTAATAATGCCGTTTTGAGGTGATGGGTATGGTGGTTGAAAGAAAAATGACCAAGAAGTTTCTTGAGGAAGCATACGCTGGGGAAAGCATGGCCCATATGAGGTACATGATTTTTGCGGATGTGGCTGAGAAGGAAGGATTTCCAAACATAGCGAAGCTTTTTAGAGCTATAGCCTTTGCTGAACTTGTTCATGCAAGAAACCACTACCAAGCTTTGGGCAACGTTAAAGACACTCCAAATAACCTTCAAGTTGCTATTGATGGCGAGACCTTTGAAGTTGAAGAAATGTACCCCGTTTATAAAGCAACGGCAGAGCTTCAAGGAGAGAAAGAAGCCGTTAGAAGCACTCACTATGCCTTGGAAGCCGAAAAAATCCATGCAGAGCTTTATAGGAAAGCAAAAGAACTTGCGGAGCAGAAGAAAGACATAGAGATAAAGAAGGTCTACATCTGCCCAGTTTGCGGCTACACAGCAATTGATGAGGCTCCGGAGTACTGCCCGGTTTGTGGTGCTCCAAGAGAAAAGTTCGTGGTGTTTGAGTAGCTCTTTCGTTTTTTGCCCCATTTAGTTCGGGGCGCAAACTTTATAAGGTTAGTCTAACAATATTAGGGTGGTGGAAACATGGCGAAGTGGAAGTGCATAGTTTGTGGATACATATACGATGAGGAAGCTGGGGATCCTGATAGTGGAGTTGCCCCAGGAACAAAGTTTGAAGATTTGCCAGACGATTGGGTATGCCCGCTCTGTGGAGCTCCAAAAGACATGTTTGAAAAGATAGAATGAGGTGACCGAGATGATCGGTGAAACCATAAGGAGTGGGGACTGGAAAGGAGAAAAGCACGTCCCCGTTATAGAGTACGAAAGGGAAGGAGAGCTTGTTAAAGTTAAGGTGCAAGTTGGTAAAGAGATACCTCATCCAAACACCACCGAGCACCACATCAGATACATAGAGCTTTACTTCTTACCAGAGGGCGAGAACTTTGTTTACCATGTTGGAAGGGCTGAGTTTACAGCCCATGGAGAGTCTGTAAACGGCCCAAACACGAGTGATGTATACACAGAGCCCATAGCTTACTTTGTACTCAAGACCAAGAAGAAGGGCAAGCTCTATGCTTTGAGTTACTGCAACATCCACGGCCTCTGGGAGAACGAGGTTCAGCTTGAGTGACCCTTTTCTACTTTTTTCTGTTTGTTTTGGACTCTCCAGATGTTTAAGAGTATGGAGCTTTTCTTGGGAACAAACTTAGCGTGTTTTCTAAAATCTACAAAAGTTTACCGGAAGGTTTATTTAGTTTTTTCTTCCCAATTTATCTGGGTAAAAACTTGGACGATGGGAGCATGGTAAGTGTTTATCAAACTCTTATGGGCCTCTGTGGAGTGCTGACCCTTGCGGGAATTTTCCTTACCTGGAACCTTTCAAGAAAGATTGAGAACTTCTTTTTGGGGCATAGAAGGCTTTCTTGGTACATCCTCTTTGGAGGAATACTAACTTCACTCGGCTTTATCGCGACAATGTTTGAAGTTCATAGGGGCATTGTAACCATTGCAATACTTTTGGGGCCTGTTTTAATAGCCTATTCCCTCTCGGAAAGTGGACTTGTTAGGGCTACTTGGACAATGCTCTTGCAAGTTAGTATTGTAGCTGGGAGTGCCATCTTTGTAAGGGAGAGCTTTTATACCGTTGAGCTAGCCTCTTCAGTAGCAGTTCTTCTTCTTATCAATGCCATATCAGGCTATGTTAGAACCCCTGAAGAGTATAAGAAGCTTGCAGGAATATCGTCTTGGGCTTTTGTAGTGTTCATCTGGCTCAACATCTTTGCTGTAGAAATTGCCTCAGCAGTGTATTTCTTTTCCATGAGCCTGTGGATTTACACCTTAGTGAGGCTCCATTACGTGGCAGCTGAAAGGCTTGGCAATTCTACCATGAGACTTTTATATTCGAGTTAGGAGGTTGTCATTAAAACCTTTATTTGATGGAAAGATTTTAGTATGGAAAAGCCCTATTAATAAATGTCTTGTTTTTGAAATGAGGTGAAAGAAATGGTGGAGATTGACATGGGGATTCCCCTTGAAAAGGTGAATGAGTTCTCTCTGAAGGAGCTCTTGGGAATGGCTATAAAGGCGGAAATAGGGGCAAGGGAGTTTTACAAAAGCATGGCAGCAAATGTTGAGATAGAGACTCTAAGGAAGAAGCTAGAGTTTCTCGCTGGGGAGGAGGAAAAGCACGAGGAATTTTTAAGGAAGCTTTACGCCCAGTCGTTCCCCGGAGAGGAGATAGCGTTCCCCAAGGAACATGTGGGGCCAGAGTTAAAGCCCGTTGCAGAGAAAATTAAAAACGTTCAGGATATGCTGGAACTCATTAGATGGGCTATGGAAGCGGAGAGGATTGCCAAAGAATTCTATTCTAAGCTCGAAGAGATGACGGATGACAATGCAAAGAAAGGTCTTCTTAGGTATCTGGCCTCAATGGAAAATACACATTACTTTATCCTAAAGACAGAATACGAGCTCCTCCTCGACTGGGAGATGTACAGCCAGATGATGCATGTTGGACCTTGAGACCCGTGCTCTGATAGGCATTTTCTCTTTTTTGCCGTTATCGAAAGCTTAATAACCTCCGCTTTTCTATTTCTATGCCACCCAACGAAAGGCTTAATAGTTAGGAAAACCTAACTAATAAGGAGGTGTGAAAAATGCCCGAAAAGTTTGACAAGATATATGACTACTATGTGGACAAAGGCTATGAGTCCAGCAAGAAGAGAGACATCATAGCCGTTTTTAGGATAACTCCGGCTGAAGGGTATACAATTGAGCAAGCCGCGGGGGGAGTCGCTGCTGAAAGCTCAACGGGAACATGGACTACCCTCTATCCATGGTATGAGGAAGAAAGGTGGGCAGATTTATCTGCAAAAGCTTATGACTTCCACGACATGGGGGATGGAAGCTGGATAGTTAAGATTGCCTATCCGTTCCACGCTTTTGAAGAAGCCAATTTACCGGGACTTCTTGCGAGCATTGCTGGGAACGTCTTTGGAATGAAGAGAGTGAAAGGTCTCCGCCTTGAAGACCTCTACTTGCCCGAGAAGATTATCAGGGAGTTCAATGGGCCTGCCTTTGGTATAGAGGGAGTAAGGAAGATGCTCGAAATCAAAGACAGACCAATTTACGGTGTAGTTCCAAAGCCAAAGGTCGGCTATTCTCCAGAAGAGTTTGAGAAGCTTGCCTACGATCTTCTCACTGCAGGAGCGGACTACATGAAAGACGATGAAAATCTTACAAGTCCGTGGTATAACCGCTTCGAGGAGAGAGCAGAGATAATGGCGAGAATAATTGAAAAAGTCGAGAGCGAAACCGGAGAGAAGAAGACATGGTTCGCCAACATAACTGCGGACATAAGGGAAATGGAAACTAGGCTTGAACTCCTTGCAGACCTTGGACTTAAACATGCGATGGTTGACGTCGTCATAACTGGATGGGGAGCGTTGGAGTATATAAGGGACTTGGCTGAGGACTACGGCTTGGCCATACACGGACACAGGGCAATGCACGCTACCTTCACAAGAAATCCCTACCACGGAATTTCAATGTTCGTCCTTGCCAAGCTCTACAGGCTCATAGGCATTGACCAGCTTCACGTGGGAACTGCTGGTGCTGGAAAGCTCGAAGGTGGCAAGTGGGACGTTATTCAAAACGCTAGAATCTTAAGGGAGAACCATTACAAGCCCGATGAAAACGACGTATTCCACCTTGAGCAGAAGTTCTACCACATAAAGCCGGCATTTCCAACGAGCTCCGGTGGATTACATCCGGGCAACCTGCCAGCGGTCATAGAGGCTTTAGGAACCGACATTGTCCTCCAGCTCGGCGGAGGAACCCTTGGCCATCCAGATGGACCTGTTGCTGGAGCTAAGGCGGTAAGACAGGCAATAGATGCCATAATGCAGGGAATATCTCTAGAAGAATATGCAAAGACCCATAAAGAGCTCGCAAGGGCTTTAGAAAAGTGGGGGCATGTGACTCCGATTTGATCCTCCGCAACTTTTATATATTTTCTTCGCTTAACTTTTAGTTAGGGTGACCTAATTATGTTAGAAAATTTCGTAACATCATTGAGCACGTACCTTCTTGCAGTTTCCAATGGGAATTTGATGATGGTTGCTTTTTATGCAGGTCTTTTTGTGGCCTTAATGACGACTCTTGGCTCGTTGCTTGCGATAATCTCCCATAAGATGCCTGATTGGGGTATGGACTTCAGCTTATCTTTTGCCGCTGGGGTAATGATTGTTGCGAGCTTTACGAGTTTAATACTTCCGGGGATTGAAGCCACTGGTAGCTTTGTACCTGCCGGAGTGGGAATTTTGCTTGGAATAGTTCTTATATACGCTATCGACCGCTTTGTACCTCATGAGCATTTGGTTAAAGGCTACGAAGGCCCTGAAGAGCTCAAGAACAAGTTGAGGGTTGTTTGGCTGATAGTTTTGGCAGTCATAATACACAACCTGCCCGAAGGCTTAGCAGTTGGAACATCTATTGTCTTTGACCTAAAAACAGGGGTTGTGACGGCAATAGCCATAGGAATACAGGATTTCCCCGAGGGGACTGTTGTTTCATTACCCCTTGCGACCCTTCAAAAGAAAAGGTTCCAGCCCATTCTGATGGGAGCTTTAAGCGGAGTTGCAGAATGGATCATGGTTCTTGTGGGGGCGTTTTTCTTCACAATATTTCATAGCTTGCTCCCTTACGGTCTTGGTTTAGCAGGGGGAGCAATGCTCTACGTAACGGTAAAGGAAATGGTTCCAGAGATTTACAAACACGAGAAGAATGAACTTTTAGTAACTGCTGGCTTTTTCCTAGGTTTTTATATAATGCTCTTCCTTGATTCGATGCTTGGGTAGTTCGAAGTTGGCACTTTTGTTTTTAATTTTTCGAAAACTTTATTAGAAAGACCGAACAATTAAATACAGGTGTGTAAAGATGAACAGAATTGGTGCATTGGCTTTAGCTGGTTTGATTGTAGTCGCTTTTTTAAGCGGTTGCATTGGCCAGAAGGAAGAAGTTCCCACTATAGTGATAGGTTCTAAGCCCTTTAACGAGCAGTACATCTTAGCCCACATGATAGCTCTTCTCCTTGAGGAGAACGGCTTCAAGGCAGAGGTTAAAGAGGGCCTCGGCGGAACCCTCGTCAACTACGAGGCGTTAAAACGGGGCCAGATTCACGTCTATGTAGAATATACGGGAACTGCCTACAACAACATCCTCAAGCTCGATCCCCCGGAGAAGTGGGATCCCGATTACGTCTACGAGAAAAGCAAGGAAGAGATGTTAAAGCGCGACGGCGTTCTAACGCTCGTAAAGCTCGGTTTTAGGGACGATTATGCAATAGCCGTTAAGAAAGAATTTGCCGAGGAGCACAACCTCCAGAAGCTCAGCGATTTAGCACCCTACGCTCCGGAGATGACCCTTGGAACGGACCCGGAGTTCGCAACGAGGCCCGATGGTCTTCCGAGGATTAAGGAGGTCTACGGCTTCACCTTTGGGGAAGTAAAGCAGATGGAGCCAACGCTTATGTACGAGGCAATAAAGAACGGACAGGTTGATGCCATCTCCGCCTACACGACCGATGCGAGAGTCGACCTATTCGGCCTCAAAATCCTCGAGGACGATAAAGGAGCTCTACCGCCCTACGATGCCGTCATTTTGGTCAAGAAGGAGTTCGCCGACAAATATCCGGAAGTAGTGGAAGTCCTCAAGAAGCTCGAGGGGCTCATTGACACTGACACGATGAGAGAACTTAACTACCAGTACGACGTGGAGAAGAAGGATGCGAGGGAAATAGCGAGAGAGTTTTTAATCGAGAAAGGCCTCATCAAGGGCTGACTCCCTTCTTATTTTGGTGATGGGGATGCTCTTCAACAGAATCGAGAACGTCGAGCTCAGAGATGTTACAAAAAGATACGGGGATTTCACGGCTGTTGATCATGTCAATCTTGAGATCATAGGCGGTGAACTTTTAATACTCATAGGGCCGAGCGGCTCCGGAAAGACAACCCTTTTAAGGACGATAAACCGCCTTATTGAGCCAGATGAGGGTGAGGTCTTCATCAACGGGCGCAACGTGAGGGAGTTTGACGTTGTCAAGCTGAGGCGGAGCATTGGTTACGTTATCCAGCAGATAGGACTCTTCCCTCATATGACTGTGAGAGATAACATAGGACTTCTTTTGAAACTGGAGGGCTGGAGTGAGGAAGAGATTGATAAGAGGGTTAAAGAGCTCTTGCACCTCGTGGCCCTTCCTGAAGACTTCGCCACTCGTTATCCTCACCAGCTAAGTGGTGGTCAACAGCAGAGGGTTGGCCTCGCAAGGGCCTTGGCTTTAAACCCTCCCCTCCTCCTTATGGACGAGCCCTTTGGGGCTTTAGACCCTATTTTGAGGAAGCAACTTCAGGAAGAGTTTTTGAGAATAAAAGAAGTTCTTGGAAGGACTATTGTTTTCGTAACCCACGACATAGAGGAGGCCTTCAAGCTCGGCGATAGAATAGCGATAATGAGAGACGGAAAGCTCGTTCAGGTGGGGTATCCTGATGAGCTAGTGCTTAATCCAGCGGATGATTTCGTTGCTAAGTTAGTTAATGCGGACAAGAAGTTCAAGCATCTCGACACCCTGAAGGTGAAAGACCTCATGGTGGATGTTGAGAAATACACAGTGGAGGTGCAGAGAAAGGACGAGTTGCTCCAGTGGATGAAAGATAAAAACCTTGAATTTGCAGTTATAGTGGAAAAAGGAGCACTTAAAGGTGTTACGGATTTAAAATCTCTATTAAAGTCGCAGGATTTAGAGGAAGCTCTCATAGAGCCCCTTGTATTTTCTCCCGATGATTCACTCGCTTCCGCCTTGGCTGAGATGAAACGCAGGAATGCCTTTCTTGGAGTTGTAGTTGAGAGGGAAAAGCCCGTTGGCATTTTACTTGCTAATGAAGTTCTTTTAAAGCTCTTGTGAGGGTCTTTAATGGACATTAGATGGGTATGGGAGAGCCAGAACCTCACCCAAAGGACGCTTGAGCACCTCCGCATGTTCGGGATAGCCCTGGCCTTATCGATCGTTATCGGTGTTCTCCTCGGCCTTTACTT comes from Thermococcus litoralis DSM 5473 and encodes:
- a CDS encoding ZIP family metal transporter, with product MLENFVTSLSTYLLAVSNGNLMMVAFYAGLFVALMTTLGSLLAIISHKMPDWGMDFSLSFAAGVMIVASFTSLILPGIEATGSFVPAGVGILLGIVLIYAIDRFVPHEHLVKGYEGPEELKNKLRVVWLIVLAVIIHNLPEGLAVGTSIVFDLKTGVVTAIAIGIQDFPEGTVVSLPLATLQKKRFQPILMGALSGVAEWIMVLVGAFFFTIFHSLLPYGLGLAGGAMLYVTVKEMVPEIYKHEKNELLVTAGFFLGFYIMLFLDSMLG
- the rd gene encoding rubredoxin; the encoded protein is MAKWKCIVCGYIYDEEAGDPDSGVAPGTKFEDLPDDWVCPLCGAPKDMFEKIE
- a CDS encoding rubrerythrin family protein; its protein translation is MVVERKMTKKFLEEAYAGESMAHMRYMIFADVAEKEGFPNIAKLFRAIAFAELVHARNHYQALGNVKDTPNNLQVAIDGETFEVEEMYPVYKATAELQGEKEAVRSTHYALEAEKIHAELYRKAKELAEQKKDIEIKKVYICPVCGYTAIDEAPEYCPVCGAPREKFVVFE
- a CDS encoding ferritin-like domain-containing protein; the encoded protein is MVEIDMGIPLEKVNEFSLKELLGMAIKAEIGAREFYKSMAANVEIETLRKKLEFLAGEEEKHEEFLRKLYAQSFPGEEIAFPKEHVGPELKPVAEKIKNVQDMLELIRWAMEAERIAKEFYSKLEEMTDDNAKKGLLRYLASMENTHYFILKTEYELLLDWEMYSQMMHVGP
- a CDS encoding glycine betaine ABC transporter substrate-binding protein, with protein sequence MNRIGALALAGLIVVAFLSGCIGQKEEVPTIVIGSKPFNEQYILAHMIALLLEENGFKAEVKEGLGGTLVNYEALKRGQIHVYVEYTGTAYNNILKLDPPEKWDPDYVYEKSKEEMLKRDGVLTLVKLGFRDDYAIAVKKEFAEEHNLQKLSDLAPYAPEMTLGTDPEFATRPDGLPRIKEVYGFTFGEVKQMEPTLMYEAIKNGQVDAISAYTTDARVDLFGLKILEDDKGALPPYDAVILVKKEFADKYPEVVEVLKKLEGLIDTDTMRELNYQYDVEKKDAREIAREFLIEKGLIKG
- a CDS encoding DUF1122 family protein; translation: MIENAVEKLLSGIKVGEFEIYAEKYPGRFPNEALLEIFIEKGSLRDHLLYARVYFGRRYYSSWVEVSSINPTPNVGLLYFNSPVEDTLLELFASHLKPGEHIFVSYVEDLETKRALYFGAPAPTTRLGFKLFNLGFTWFKDWYFPEGFKEGGEKLQAEKPLNEEQRRVHLLNIRKELEEFLERGEITDRHLLGALKRGQMLLNSLNELI
- a CDS encoding NAD(P)/FAD-dependent oxidoreductase, coding for MRIVIVGNGPGGVELANQLSGEEITIVEQEKVPHYSKPMLSHYIAGFIDKEKLFPYSLEWYEKKGIDLNLGARAELIDRARKRLITSEGEIPYDVLVIATGARPREPALEGKEFVHTLRTLQDAERIKEQIEKYEEVLILGGGFIGLELAGNLAKAGYKVKLVHRGSNLLGLDEELTKVIMEKLECDGVEFYLNANALKADKEGVLTDKGYVNGKVKICAFGIVPNKEIAVKSGIHAGRGILIDDHFRTSAKDVYAIGDCAEYNGIICGTAKAAMGHARVLANLLRGREDRYDFEFRSTIFKFGNFPIALIGKTRGGGKWLDKKTKVFLEGGKIVGAVVMEDIRKAMMLEKKIKAGVSIDEL
- the sorA gene encoding superoxide reductase SorA, coding for MIGETIRSGDWKGEKHVPVIEYEREGELVKVKVQVGKEIPHPNTTEHHIRYIELYFLPEGENFVYHVGRAEFTAHGESVNGPNTSDVYTEPIAYFVLKTKKKGKLYALSYCNIHGLWENEVQLE
- a CDS encoding ABC transporter ATP-binding protein, encoding MLFNRIENVELRDVTKRYGDFTAVDHVNLEIIGGELLILIGPSGSGKTTLLRTINRLIEPDEGEVFINGRNVREFDVVKLRRSIGYVIQQIGLFPHMTVRDNIGLLLKLEGWSEEEIDKRVKELLHLVALPEDFATRYPHQLSGGQQQRVGLARALALNPPLLLMDEPFGALDPILRKQLQEEFLRIKEVLGRTIVFVTHDIEEAFKLGDRIAIMRDGKLVQVGYPDELVLNPADDFVAKLVNADKKFKHLDTLKVKDLMVDVEKYTVEVQRKDELLQWMKDKNLEFAVIVEKGALKGVTDLKSLLKSQDLEEALIEPLVFSPDDSLASALAEMKRRNAFLGVVVEREKPVGILLANEVLLKLL
- the rbcL gene encoding type III ribulose-bisphosphate carboxylase, which translates into the protein MPEKFDKIYDYYVDKGYESSKKRDIIAVFRITPAEGYTIEQAAGGVAAESSTGTWTTLYPWYEEERWADLSAKAYDFHDMGDGSWIVKIAYPFHAFEEANLPGLLASIAGNVFGMKRVKGLRLEDLYLPEKIIREFNGPAFGIEGVRKMLEIKDRPIYGVVPKPKVGYSPEEFEKLAYDLLTAGADYMKDDENLTSPWYNRFEERAEIMARIIEKVESETGEKKTWFANITADIREMETRLELLADLGLKHAMVDVVITGWGALEYIRDLAEDYGLAIHGHRAMHATFTRNPYHGISMFVLAKLYRLIGIDQLHVGTAGAGKLEGGKWDVIQNARILRENHYKPDENDVFHLEQKFYHIKPAFPTSSGGLHPGNLPAVIEALGTDIVLQLGGGTLGHPDGPVAGAKAVRQAIDAIMQGISLEEYAKTHKELARALEKWGHVTPI
- a CDS encoding FprA family A-type flavoprotein, whose amino-acid sequence is MPKVWIEKLLDEPELYLLRIDDDKIKYFEATWDIPEGITYNAYLMKTDSAVVLFDAWKKDYTNEFLEALSSIVDPKEITHIVVHHMEPDHSGALPRLLELNGYKAKIIGTVFAKRLLEAFYDIKENVHAIEDGEELKIGSRTLKFITVPWLHWPDTMITYVVEDKIIFSCDAGGGYSIPEAIDDSDDEVVERYLPHVTKYIVTVIGHYHKYIVENIEKIKELGIVDDVRMILPGHGLIWRKNPQKIFEHYEKVGAGVPKKGKVLVIYDSMYGFVEESVRVAVNELERLGFTPVVYRYTDKEAPAVSDILGEVPDSEALVIGASTYEAGIHPRIRYLLYEMLDKANYEKPVLILGTFGWAGVAGREIETLIKRSKFDHVDTIEVKGRTTPEDEVRIREGVRELVKRLRR
- a CDS encoding ferritin-like domain-containing protein, with translation MEEDIVKRLEALSEKEILGYAIASEEDAKAFYLKLAEGKGELIENFFKDLAKAEEAHRLLLLNLYKKLFGDESYPVPQGIPFLESTVNAVTLGGMVEAMRTALMNERVAERVYKLLAKRLPEHEALFEFLATQERAHYKAIEAHKEYLEGLMRGKPDYADIPAHVIFNQVEIYYKPRVL